A stretch of Brassica napus cultivar Da-Ae chromosome C6, Da-Ae, whole genome shotgun sequence DNA encodes these proteins:
- the LOC106410859 gene encoding lipase member M isoform X3 encodes MHNGVSSFNHFIHELSVDSDTSSLDYSSGEEESDGPPPASPSSQCSRLSWASASAKSERHWSDWITFILWWLILPLRILLWVPQYFLRLFFKRSSRAPASPRRNQHRPRFSKTNSSKYHDVPNRATDRRRGVVEDLHLAIEICIEAIFDFFHRATHLLLSPSEAIAIMLSWFSPSSHRRKEKHGHVSDDETVQTATLGDGDTSLTERPTRLYNTMNTDTRTCQDVITELGYPYEAIRVVTSDGYVLLLERIPRYNLLVTLTGASFPFSCIIEFFTSICRRDARKAVYLQHGILDSSMGWVSNGVVGSPAFAAYDQGYDVFLGNFRGLVSREHVNKNISSKEYWRYSINEHGTEDIPAMIEKIHEIKTSELNLSQPNNTDEDINEEEPYKLCAVCHSLGGAAILMYVITRKIKEKPHRLSRLILLSPAGFHEDSNLGFTLVEYIFLFVSPVLSRLVPAFYIPTRFFRMLLNKLARDFHNYPALGGLVQTLMSYVVGGDSSNWVGVLGLPHYNMNDMPAVSFRVAQHLAQIKHTGKFRMFDYGSRRANVEVYGSPEPLDLGESYRFIDVPVDLVAGKKDKVIRPSMVRKHYRVMREGGVDVSFNEFEYAHLDFTFSHREELLAYVMSRLLLVEPTSVERRQTSQKGMKLKKKKKEGTVVQVA; translated from the exons ATGCACAA TGGGGTATCTTCTTTCAATCACTTCATTCACGAGCTCTCTGTGGATTCCGATACTTCGAGCTTGGACTATTCTtctggagaagaagagagtgatgGCCCGCCGCCTGCATCGCCGTCTTCTCAATGCTCACGCCTCTCTTGGGCCAGTGCTTCTGCTAAATCCGAAAGACACTGGTCTGACTGGATTACCTTCATTCTTTGGTGGTTGATACTCCCTTTACGGATCTTGCTATGGGTACCACAGTATTTTCTGCGTCTGTTCTTTAAACGAAGCTCGAGAGCTCCCGCGAGCCCAAGAAGGAACCAACATAGGCCTCGTTTTAGCAAGACTAACTCTAGCAAATACCATGATGTTCCCAACCGTGCTACTGATAGAAGACGCGGCGTTGTTGAG GATCTTCATCTTGCTATAGAGATCTGCATAGAAgcaatttttgattttttccacAGGGCTACTCATCTTCTTCTATCTCCATCGGAAGCTATTGCAATAATGTTATCATGGTTCTCTCCTTCCAGTCACAGGCGTAAAGAGAAGCATGGCCACGTTTCGGATGATGAAACTGTGCAGACTGCCACTTTAGGAGATGGTGATACATCTCTTACAGAAAGACCCACGCGGCTATACAACACCATGAACACTGATACTCGAACGTGTCAGGATGTCATAACAGAGCTGGG GTATCCTTACGAAGCTATTCGTGTTGTTACATCCGATGGATATGTTCTTCTCTTGGAAAGGATACCAAGGTATAACCTTCTTGTGACACTCACTGGTGCATCCTTTCCATTTTCATGTATCATTGAGTTCTTTACTTCTATTTGCAGACGTGATGCAAGGAAAGCTGTTTATCTGCAGCATGGGATATTGGATTCTTCAATGGG ATGGGTATCTAATGGGGTTGTTGGATCTCCAGCTTTTGCTGCATATGACCAAG GGTATGATGTTTTCTTGGGGAATTTTCGCGGTTTAGTTTCAAGAGAGCATGTAAACAAGAACATATCTTCAAAAGA GTATTGGCGATACTCCATTAACGAGCACGGTACTGAGGACATCCCAGCGATGATAGAAAAAATCCACGAAATCAAAACTTCAGAGTTAAACCTCAGCCAACCTAATAACACCGATGAGGATATCAACGAGGAGGAGCCTTACAAGCTCTGTGCCGTCTGTCATAGCCTAGGTGGTGCTGCAATTCTCATGTACGTCATCACTCGCAAAATCAAGGAGAAGCCACACCGTCTCTCCAGACTAATCCTACTCTCACCCGCTGGCTTCCACGAGGACTCCAACTTAGGCTTCACGTTGGTCGAGTACATCTTCCTTTTCGTGAGTCCGGTACTGTCTCGCTTAGTGCCTGCCTTCTACATACCGACTAGATTCTTCAGGATGCTTCTCAACAAGTTAGCGCGTGACTTCCACAACTACCCTGCTCTCGGTGGACTGGTCCAGACTCTGATGAGTTATGTGGTTGGTGGAGACAGCTCGAACTGGGTTGGAGTCTTGGGTCTGCCTCACTACAACATGAACGATATGCCAGCTGTTTCTTTTCGTGTGGCGCAGCATCTTGCTCAGATCAAACATACTGGTAAGTTCAGGATGTTTGATTACGGGAGCAGGAGGGCGAACGTGGAGGTTTACGGCTCTCCTGAGCCGCTTGATCTAGGGGAGTCTTACAGGTTCATCGATGTTCCTGTGGATTTAGTGGCGGGGAAGAAAGACAAGGTGATTCGGCCTTCCATGGTGAGGAAACATTACAGGGTGATGAGAGAAGGTGGTGTTGATGTGTCGTTTAATGAGTTTGAGTATGCTCACCTTGACTTCACGTTCTCTCACCGGGAAGAGCTTTTGGCATATGTGATGTCAAGGCTTCTGCTTGTGGAGCCGACGTCTGTTGAGCGGAGGCAGACGAGTCAGAAAGGTAtgaagttgaagaagaagaaaaaggaaggTACGGTAGTGCAAGTAGCTTAA
- the LOC111206735 gene encoding uncharacterized protein LOC111206735 has translation MNCRRMLKSVQALSAHSFLFCFTLVLVLKLDHTVSHSWWVVCLPLWAFHAVVSRGRFSLPAPIAPRNRHWAPCHAIVATPLLVAFELLLCVYLESAHARWPPAVSLKIVFLPLLAFEVTILVDNARMCRALMPGDEESINDEAIWEALPHFWVAISMVFFLAATVFTLLKLSGDVAALGWWDLFINFGIAECFAFLVCTKWSNPVIHRGSPVREPGSSYTTTRYVVSNRGLSDFSEDDMHQDGTCGLQDIGGHIMKIPLIIFQVVLCMHLEGTPEAAKYIPVPVLFSPLFLLQGVGILFAGSKLVEKFVLLLRGDDDTGLYFRISSRAHDCLGFLHHGSRLLGWWSIDEGSQEEQARIYFDQESGYSTFCGHPPEIVKKMPKKDLAEEVWRLQAALGEQTEITKFSQQEYERLQNEKVLCRVCFEREISVVLLPCRHRVLCRNCSEKCKKCPFCRVTIEERLPVYDV, from the exons ATGAACTGTCGGAGAATGTTAAAGTCCGTACAAGCCTTGTCGGCTCACAGCTTCCTCTTCTGCTTCACCCTCGTTTTGGTCCTCAAACTCGACCACACCGTCTCTCACTCGTGGTG GGTTGTGTGTCTACCTCTGTGGGCTTTCCATGCTGTTGTTTCTAGGGGAAGATTCTCTCTTCCTGCTCCTATCGCTCCTCGTAACCGTCAT TGGGCTCCATGTCATGCTATTGTCGCAACGCCTTTGCTTGTAGCTTTCGAGTTGCTACTCTGTGTATACCTCGAGAGTGCGCATG CTCGTTGGCCACCGGCTGTGAGCTTGAAGATTGTTTTCCTCCCTTTATTGGCGTTCGAAGTGACTATACTTGTGGACAATGCCAG AATGTGTCGAGCGCTGATGCCTGGGGATGAAGAGAGCATAAATGATGAAGCAATATGGGAAGCACTTCCT CATTTCTGGGTTGCAATTTCCATGGTGTTCTTTTTAGCTGCTACAGTCTTCACCCTCCTAAAGCTGTCCG GTGATGTAGCTGCTCTTGGCTGGTGGGATTTATTCATTAACTTCGG AATTGCAGAGTGCTTTGCTTTTCTTGTTTGTACAAAATGGTCCAATCCAGTTATCCACAGAGGCTCACCTGTCAGAGAACCCGGATCATCTTACACCACTACTAGATATGTTGTTTCAAACCGTGGCCTTTCAGATTTTTCAGAAGACGACATGCACCAAGATGGAACGTGTGGCCTGCAAGATATCGGTGGTCATATAATGAAAATCCCCCTTATTATATTTCAAGTGGTGCTTTGCATGCATCTCGAG GGGACTCCTGAAGCTGCTAAGTATATACCTGTCCCTGTCCTGTTTTCTCCACTCTTCTTACTGCAAGGCGTTGGTATTCTATTTGCTGGTTCTAAATTAGTAGAGAAGTTTGTTCTATTGCTGCGGGGAGACGATGATACAGGATTGTATTTTAGAATTTCATCCAGAGCGCATGATTGCTTGGGTTTCTTGCACCATGGATCCAG GCTGCTAGGTTGGTGGTCAATTGATGAAGGAAGCCAGGAGGAGCAAGCTCGAATATACTTTGACCAAGAGTCAGG CTACAGTACCTTCTGTGGTCATCCACCTGAAATAGTGAAGAAAATGCCAAAGAAAGATCTTGCTGAGGAG GTGTGGAGACTTCAAGCAGCACTTGGTGAACAAACAGAAATCACAAAGTTCAGTCAGCAGGAATATGAGAGACTGCAAAAT GAGAAAGTTCTGTGTAGGGTTTGTTTCGAAAGAGAGATCAGTGTGGTATTGCTTCCATGCAGACACCGTGTTCTCTGCAG AAACTGCTCAGAGAAGTGTAAAAAATGTCCCTTCTGCCGTGTAACCATCGAAGAGCGGCTCCCCGTATATGATGTTTAA
- the LOC106410859 gene encoding uncharacterized protein LOC106410859 isoform X1: protein MQRIVDNALAVSKESVKTVTYESLNNIARCINGVSALLLTLLPGKANILEGLHGWELRPTLRGPRLPRWMHNGVSSFNHFIHELSVDSDTSSLDYSSGEEESDGPPPASPSSQCSRLSWASASAKSERHWSDWITFILWWLILPLRILLWVPQYFLRLFFKRSSRAPASPRRNQHRPRFSKTNSSKYHDVPNRATDRRRGVVEDLHLAIEICIEAIFDFFHRATHLLLSPSEAIAIMLSWFSPSSHRRKEKHGHVSDDETVQTATLGDGDTSLTERPTRLYNTMNTDTRTCQDVITELGYPYEAIRVVTSDGYVLLLERIPRYNLLVTLTGASFPFSCIIEFFTSICRRDARKAVYLQHGILDSSMGWVSNGVVGSPAFAAYDQGYDVFLGNFRGLVSREHVNKNISSKEYWRYSINEHGTEDIPAMIEKIHEIKTSELNLSQPNNTDEDINEEEPYKLCAVCHSLGGAAILMYVITRKIKEKPHRLSRLILLSPAGFHEDSNLGFTLVEYIFLFVSPVLSRLVPAFYIPTRFFRMLLNKLARDFHNYPALGGLVQTLMSYVVGGDSSNWVGVLGLPHYNMNDMPAVSFRVAQHLAQIKHTGKFRMFDYGSRRANVEVYGSPEPLDLGESYRFIDVPVDLVAGKKDKVIRPSMVRKHYRVMREGGVDVSFNEFEYAHLDFTFSHREELLAYVMSRLLLVEPTSVERRQTSQKGMKLKKKKKEGTVVQVA from the exons ATGCAACGAATCGTAGATAACGCTCTCGCTGTCTccaaaga GTCCGTGAAAACTGTAACGTATGAGTCTTTAAACAACATTGCTAGATGCATTAACGGAGTCTCCGCTCTTCTCTTGACACTCCTTCCCGGGAAGGCTAATATTCTCGAAGGTCTCCATGGCTGGGAGCTCAGACCCACTTTGCGTGGACCACGTTTACCTCGGTGGATGCACAA TGGGGTATCTTCTTTCAATCACTTCATTCACGAGCTCTCTGTGGATTCCGATACTTCGAGCTTGGACTATTCTtctggagaagaagagagtgatgGCCCGCCGCCTGCATCGCCGTCTTCTCAATGCTCACGCCTCTCTTGGGCCAGTGCTTCTGCTAAATCCGAAAGACACTGGTCTGACTGGATTACCTTCATTCTTTGGTGGTTGATACTCCCTTTACGGATCTTGCTATGGGTACCACAGTATTTTCTGCGTCTGTTCTTTAAACGAAGCTCGAGAGCTCCCGCGAGCCCAAGAAGGAACCAACATAGGCCTCGTTTTAGCAAGACTAACTCTAGCAAATACCATGATGTTCCCAACCGTGCTACTGATAGAAGACGCGGCGTTGTTGAG GATCTTCATCTTGCTATAGAGATCTGCATAGAAgcaatttttgattttttccacAGGGCTACTCATCTTCTTCTATCTCCATCGGAAGCTATTGCAATAATGTTATCATGGTTCTCTCCTTCCAGTCACAGGCGTAAAGAGAAGCATGGCCACGTTTCGGATGATGAAACTGTGCAGACTGCCACTTTAGGAGATGGTGATACATCTCTTACAGAAAGACCCACGCGGCTATACAACACCATGAACACTGATACTCGAACGTGTCAGGATGTCATAACAGAGCTGGG GTATCCTTACGAAGCTATTCGTGTTGTTACATCCGATGGATATGTTCTTCTCTTGGAAAGGATACCAAGGTATAACCTTCTTGTGACACTCACTGGTGCATCCTTTCCATTTTCATGTATCATTGAGTTCTTTACTTCTATTTGCAGACGTGATGCAAGGAAAGCTGTTTATCTGCAGCATGGGATATTGGATTCTTCAATGGG ATGGGTATCTAATGGGGTTGTTGGATCTCCAGCTTTTGCTGCATATGACCAAG GGTATGATGTTTTCTTGGGGAATTTTCGCGGTTTAGTTTCAAGAGAGCATGTAAACAAGAACATATCTTCAAAAGA GTATTGGCGATACTCCATTAACGAGCACGGTACTGAGGACATCCCAGCGATGATAGAAAAAATCCACGAAATCAAAACTTCAGAGTTAAACCTCAGCCAACCTAATAACACCGATGAGGATATCAACGAGGAGGAGCCTTACAAGCTCTGTGCCGTCTGTCATAGCCTAGGTGGTGCTGCAATTCTCATGTACGTCATCACTCGCAAAATCAAGGAGAAGCCACACCGTCTCTCCAGACTAATCCTACTCTCACCCGCTGGCTTCCACGAGGACTCCAACTTAGGCTTCACGTTGGTCGAGTACATCTTCCTTTTCGTGAGTCCGGTACTGTCTCGCTTAGTGCCTGCCTTCTACATACCGACTAGATTCTTCAGGATGCTTCTCAACAAGTTAGCGCGTGACTTCCACAACTACCCTGCTCTCGGTGGACTGGTCCAGACTCTGATGAGTTATGTGGTTGGTGGAGACAGCTCGAACTGGGTTGGAGTCTTGGGTCTGCCTCACTACAACATGAACGATATGCCAGCTGTTTCTTTTCGTGTGGCGCAGCATCTTGCTCAGATCAAACATACTGGTAAGTTCAGGATGTTTGATTACGGGAGCAGGAGGGCGAACGTGGAGGTTTACGGCTCTCCTGAGCCGCTTGATCTAGGGGAGTCTTACAGGTTCATCGATGTTCCTGTGGATTTAGTGGCGGGGAAGAAAGACAAGGTGATTCGGCCTTCCATGGTGAGGAAACATTACAGGGTGATGAGAGAAGGTGGTGTTGATGTGTCGTTTAATGAGTTTGAGTATGCTCACCTTGACTTCACGTTCTCTCACCGGGAAGAGCTTTTGGCATATGTGATGTCAAGGCTTCTGCTTGTGGAGCCGACGTCTGTTGAGCGGAGGCAGACGAGTCAGAAAGGTAtgaagttgaagaagaagaaaaaggaaggTACGGTAGTGCAAGTAGCTTAA
- the LOC106410859 gene encoding uncharacterized protein LOC106410859 isoform X2 — MQRIVDNALAVSKESVKTVTYESLNNIARCINGVSALLLTLLPGKANILEGLHGWELRPTLRGPRLPRWMHNGVSSFNHFIHELSVDSDTSSLDYSSGEEESDGPPPASPSSQCSRLSWASASAKSERHWSDWITFILWWLILPLRILLWVPQYFLRLFFKRSSRAPASPRRNQHRPRFSKTNSSKYHDVPNRATDRRRGVVEDLHLAIEICIEAIFDFFHRATHLLLSPSEAIAIMLSWFSPSSHRRKEKHGHVSDDETVQTATLGDGDTSLTERPTRLYNTMNTDTRTCQDVITELGYPYEAIRVVTSDGYVLLLERIPRRDARKAVYLQHGILDSSMGWVSNGVVGSPAFAAYDQGYDVFLGNFRGLVSREHVNKNISSKEYWRYSINEHGTEDIPAMIEKIHEIKTSELNLSQPNNTDEDINEEEPYKLCAVCHSLGGAAILMYVITRKIKEKPHRLSRLILLSPAGFHEDSNLGFTLVEYIFLFVSPVLSRLVPAFYIPTRFFRMLLNKLARDFHNYPALGGLVQTLMSYVVGGDSSNWVGVLGLPHYNMNDMPAVSFRVAQHLAQIKHTGKFRMFDYGSRRANVEVYGSPEPLDLGESYRFIDVPVDLVAGKKDKVIRPSMVRKHYRVMREGGVDVSFNEFEYAHLDFTFSHREELLAYVMSRLLLVEPTSVERRQTSQKGMKLKKKKKEGTVVQVA, encoded by the exons ATGCAACGAATCGTAGATAACGCTCTCGCTGTCTccaaaga GTCCGTGAAAACTGTAACGTATGAGTCTTTAAACAACATTGCTAGATGCATTAACGGAGTCTCCGCTCTTCTCTTGACACTCCTTCCCGGGAAGGCTAATATTCTCGAAGGTCTCCATGGCTGGGAGCTCAGACCCACTTTGCGTGGACCACGTTTACCTCGGTGGATGCACAA TGGGGTATCTTCTTTCAATCACTTCATTCACGAGCTCTCTGTGGATTCCGATACTTCGAGCTTGGACTATTCTtctggagaagaagagagtgatgGCCCGCCGCCTGCATCGCCGTCTTCTCAATGCTCACGCCTCTCTTGGGCCAGTGCTTCTGCTAAATCCGAAAGACACTGGTCTGACTGGATTACCTTCATTCTTTGGTGGTTGATACTCCCTTTACGGATCTTGCTATGGGTACCACAGTATTTTCTGCGTCTGTTCTTTAAACGAAGCTCGAGAGCTCCCGCGAGCCCAAGAAGGAACCAACATAGGCCTCGTTTTAGCAAGACTAACTCTAGCAAATACCATGATGTTCCCAACCGTGCTACTGATAGAAGACGCGGCGTTGTTGAG GATCTTCATCTTGCTATAGAGATCTGCATAGAAgcaatttttgattttttccacAGGGCTACTCATCTTCTTCTATCTCCATCGGAAGCTATTGCAATAATGTTATCATGGTTCTCTCCTTCCAGTCACAGGCGTAAAGAGAAGCATGGCCACGTTTCGGATGATGAAACTGTGCAGACTGCCACTTTAGGAGATGGTGATACATCTCTTACAGAAAGACCCACGCGGCTATACAACACCATGAACACTGATACTCGAACGTGTCAGGATGTCATAACAGAGCTGGG GTATCCTTACGAAGCTATTCGTGTTGTTACATCCGATGGATATGTTCTTCTCTTGGAAAGGATACCAAG ACGTGATGCAAGGAAAGCTGTTTATCTGCAGCATGGGATATTGGATTCTTCAATGGG ATGGGTATCTAATGGGGTTGTTGGATCTCCAGCTTTTGCTGCATATGACCAAG GGTATGATGTTTTCTTGGGGAATTTTCGCGGTTTAGTTTCAAGAGAGCATGTAAACAAGAACATATCTTCAAAAGA GTATTGGCGATACTCCATTAACGAGCACGGTACTGAGGACATCCCAGCGATGATAGAAAAAATCCACGAAATCAAAACTTCAGAGTTAAACCTCAGCCAACCTAATAACACCGATGAGGATATCAACGAGGAGGAGCCTTACAAGCTCTGTGCCGTCTGTCATAGCCTAGGTGGTGCTGCAATTCTCATGTACGTCATCACTCGCAAAATCAAGGAGAAGCCACACCGTCTCTCCAGACTAATCCTACTCTCACCCGCTGGCTTCCACGAGGACTCCAACTTAGGCTTCACGTTGGTCGAGTACATCTTCCTTTTCGTGAGTCCGGTACTGTCTCGCTTAGTGCCTGCCTTCTACATACCGACTAGATTCTTCAGGATGCTTCTCAACAAGTTAGCGCGTGACTTCCACAACTACCCTGCTCTCGGTGGACTGGTCCAGACTCTGATGAGTTATGTGGTTGGTGGAGACAGCTCGAACTGGGTTGGAGTCTTGGGTCTGCCTCACTACAACATGAACGATATGCCAGCTGTTTCTTTTCGTGTGGCGCAGCATCTTGCTCAGATCAAACATACTGGTAAGTTCAGGATGTTTGATTACGGGAGCAGGAGGGCGAACGTGGAGGTTTACGGCTCTCCTGAGCCGCTTGATCTAGGGGAGTCTTACAGGTTCATCGATGTTCCTGTGGATTTAGTGGCGGGGAAGAAAGACAAGGTGATTCGGCCTTCCATGGTGAGGAAACATTACAGGGTGATGAGAGAAGGTGGTGTTGATGTGTCGTTTAATGAGTTTGAGTATGCTCACCTTGACTTCACGTTCTCTCACCGGGAAGAGCTTTTGGCATATGTGATGTCAAGGCTTCTGCTTGTGGAGCCGACGTCTGTTGAGCGGAGGCAGACGAGTCAGAAAGGTAtgaagttgaagaagaagaaaaaggaaggTACGGTAGTGCAAGTAGCTTAA
- the LOC111210972 gene encoding uncharacterized protein LOC111210972 has product MVIIDKLTGEFVTERWTQNGPNLAYWAFCFENYQSNARERERDLTQYRPNEIESKARERDGEEEEERMWFTGGGGGVGGLRKLCRASATVLEKEMSCNSLLVRHMSRERAVNVRKINPKVSIQEAHIISSSLYDVFKKHGPLSVPNTWLRAQEAGVSGLNSKTHMKLMLKWMRGRKMLKLICNQVGSSKKFFHTVLPDDDPQQETPPVAAAAAAAAATTTDKNKKAFSKRRSK; this is encoded by the exons ATGGTAATTATAGATAAGCTAACAGGTGAGTTTGTAACAGAGCGTTGGACTCAAAATGGGCCAAATCTGGCCTATTGGGCTTTTTGTTTCGAAAATTATCAAAGCAacgcaagagagagagagagagacctaaCTCAGTACCGGCCGAACGAAATCGAGAGTAAAGCGAGAGAGCGTGAcggcgaggaagaagaagagagaatgtGGTTCAccggcggcggaggaggagtAGGAGGACTGAGGAAGCTCTGTAGGGCCTCGGCGACAGTTCTGGAGAAGGAGATGAGCTGTAACTCTCTGCTAGTGAGACACATGTCGAGAGAGCGAGCTGTGAACGTAAGGAAGATAAACCCAAAGGTCTCGATCCAAGAAGCTCACATCATCTCCAGCTCTCTCTACGATGTCTTCAAGAAACACGGACCTCTCTCCGTCCCCAACACTTGGCTCCGCGCTCAG GAAGCTGGGGTAAGTGGATTGAACAGCAAGACTCATATGAAGCTGATGCTGAAATGGATGAGAGGGAGGAAGATGCTCAAGTTAATCTGCAACCAAGTTGGTTCCTCCAAGAAGTTCTTTCACACCGTTTTACCTGATGATGATCCTCAACAAGAGACACCACcagttgctgctgctgctgctgctgctgctgccacGACGACTGATAAGAACAAAAAAGCCTTCTCAAAGAGAAGAAGCAAATAA